The genomic interval GTTTTTTACGGGTTCTGAAATCTCGGCTTTCGAAAGGGCCAAAGGTGTTAAGCACGAAGTGTCTCCGCACCGGCTCGATCAGAGGCCGGCGGAGTCACTTGTGCCTTGACCTTTGGCCGGGAAGATCTTCAAGAAACGCAATATGTTGTTAATGAAATAAAAACAAATCTAACCAAAAACTTTGATCCAAATTTATTTGGATTGTAACTGGAAAGACGATCATGGAACGTTTGACACGCCGCGAAGAGGAGCTGATGCAATGCTTCTGGACACACGGACCGCTGTTCGTGCGGGAGCTGGTGGCGCTGGCCCCGGATCCGAAACCGCACTTCAATACGCTCTCGACAATGGTGCGGGCCCTCGAGGCGAAGGGCTATGTGGGGCATAAACCCTTCGGGAATACCTACCAGTACTATCCGCTGGTCAGCGAGCAGGAGTTTTCGCGCCGCACGCTGGGCAGCGTCATCGACCGCTATTTCGAGAAATCCTGCCTCGGGGCCGTTTCGGCCCTGGTCGAGGAGGAGCGGATCTCGGTCGAGGAGCTGCGCGAACTGATCGACCGCATCGAACACCAAAACGCCCGATAGCCATGTGTTACGAATGGACGATCTACAGCCTGAAAGTGGGGGCGTGCCTGGCGGTTTTCTACCTTTTTTTCAAACTGCTGTTGAGCCGTGAGACCTTCCACCGCTTCAACCGCATCGTGGTGCTGGGGGCGATGCTCCTCTCGTTCGTGCTGCCGCTGTGCGTGATTACGGTCTGGCGCGAACTTCCGCTGCTGCCTGCGGTCCCGGTTTTCGGGATGGACGGGGCAGCTTCCGAAACGGCTCTTCCCGCCGCACGGCCTTTCCCCTGGAAAACCCTCGTCGGGGTGCTTTTCGTGACGGGAGCCGCCGCCACCTTCCTGCATACGCTCTGGTCGCTGGGCGCGGTGATGCGGGTGATCCGCCGGGGCCGCCGCGAACGGCTGGACGACGGGACGATCCTCGTGCGCCTGCCGCAGCGCGTCACTCCGTTCAGTTGGGGCCGCTACGTCGTGATTTCCGAGGAGGACTTGGCGGAGAACGGCCCGGCGATCCTGACCCACGAACGGGCCCACGTCCGCCTGCACCATTCGGTCGACCTGCTGGTGACCGACCTGGCGGGGTGCCTGCAGTGGTTCAATCCGGCAATGTGGCTGCTGCGGCGCGAGTTGCGGGCCATCCATGAATACGAAGCCGATGCCGCCGTGCTGGCGAGCGGTGTCGATGCGAAGAGTTATCAGATGCTGCTTATAAGGAAGGCCGTTGGCGGGAGGTGGTACTCAGTCGCCAACAGCCTCAATCACAGTAAACTTAAAAACCGTATTACCATGATGTTGCGAAAGAAATCATCGCGGCGGACCGAAGCGCGTGCGCTTCTGCTGCTGCCGCTTGCCGGCCTGGCTCTGGGAGCCTTTGCCGAGACCCGTTATGTGGTTCCTGCTGCGTACAAAGATACGCAAAATCGGATTACAAAAAACGAAATGCGTGTGGAAATCGGTCCGGATACCATGATTATCCGCGGGATGAAGGCGACGACGGATCCGGAGAAGAGC from uncultured Alistipes sp. carries:
- a CDS encoding BlaI/MecI/CopY family transcriptional regulator produces the protein MERLTRREEELMQCFWTHGPLFVRELVALAPDPKPHFNTLSTMVRALEAKGYVGHKPFGNTYQYYPLVSEQEFSRRTLGSVIDRYFEKSCLGAVSALVEEERISVEELRELIDRIEHQNAR